One Kitasatospora sp. MAP12-44 DNA segment encodes these proteins:
- a CDS encoding helix-turn-helix transcriptional regulator, producing the protein MNRRELDPDSSPRAAFGAQLRSAREERGWTQEQLSERMDYSAVHISAVETGRKPPTIRFAQKADAAFGIGTQFVDRYRDVRSASLLDGFEEYAAKEALAREIRVFELGVIPGLLQTPEYAGALAGAEVRRGTITQEEADERVAYLLTRQRRLALPTAPLVHAVLDESCVRRTVGGRHVMDGQLAELEKQAGRPGVILQVAPFPMGEDRPFALPVHLLTLADRSLIGYSESEGQGHPQRNPNILTTWERNYHRLQVGALCETASLELIRAARKELR; encoded by the coding sequence ATGAACCGTCGGGAGCTCGACCCGGACTCGTCTCCGCGCGCTGCCTTCGGCGCACAACTCCGCAGCGCACGAGAGGAACGCGGCTGGACGCAGGAACAACTCAGCGAGCGGATGGACTACTCAGCGGTGCATATCTCAGCCGTTGAAACTGGCCGGAAACCTCCAACCATCCGTTTTGCTCAGAAAGCTGACGCTGCGTTCGGTATCGGAACTCAGTTCGTAGATCGGTATCGCGACGTTCGAAGTGCATCCCTGCTCGATGGCTTCGAGGAGTACGCCGCAAAGGAAGCGCTGGCCCGAGAGATCCGCGTATTCGAACTGGGCGTGATCCCTGGACTGCTTCAGACGCCGGAGTACGCGGGGGCACTGGCGGGCGCTGAGGTCAGGCGCGGGACCATCACCCAGGAGGAGGCTGATGAACGAGTCGCATACTTGCTCACTCGGCAACGCCGCCTTGCTCTGCCCACTGCACCGCTAGTACATGCGGTCCTGGACGAAAGTTGCGTACGCCGCACGGTGGGCGGCCGTCACGTGATGGACGGCCAACTCGCCGAGCTGGAGAAGCAAGCCGGCAGGCCGGGCGTGATCCTTCAAGTTGCCCCGTTCCCCATGGGCGAGGACCGACCGTTCGCCCTACCAGTACACCTGCTGACGCTTGCTGATCGAAGCCTGATCGGGTACTCGGAGTCTGAAGGTCAGGGGCACCCACAGCGCAATCCCAACATCCTTACCACCTGGGAGAGGAACTACCATCGGCTACAGGTGGGCGCGCTGTGCGAGACCGCGTCCCTCGAACTCATTCGCGCTGCTCGGAAGGAACTTAGGTGA
- a CDS encoding DUF397 domain-containing protein, giving the protein MDMSSVKWRKSTYSQQGGACVEVADGLPGVTPVRDSKDPSGPALVFPASAFAAFVAAVKAGEFGTV; this is encoded by the coding sequence ATGGACATGTCCAGCGTCAAGTGGCGGAAATCGACCTACAGCCAGCAAGGCGGCGCGTGCGTAGAGGTAGCCGACGGCCTCCCCGGGGTCACCCCCGTCCGGGACTCCAAGGACCCGTCCGGTCCTGCCCTCGTCTTCCCCGCCAGCGCCTTCGCCGCGTTCGTCGCCGCCGTCAAGGCCGGCGAGTTCGGGACCGTCTGA
- a CDS encoding HD domain-containing protein encodes MNDRQEAEGTVSYLLEAGALKRAKRSGWWIAGVKDPETIAEHSWRTAVIGAVLAMMEGADPARVALLCTFHDTQETRIGDIPWIGRRYIQTASNEAVTADQVADSYPAVAEGISAIVRDYENGDSLEVQVAHDADKLECMIQGLEYLQQGYPAAQEWVDSTRAKLELPSAILLADAAQTMSLADWQRTYLR; translated from the coding sequence TTGAACGACCGTCAGGAAGCCGAAGGCACCGTCAGCTACCTCCTGGAGGCAGGTGCCCTGAAGCGCGCGAAGCGGAGCGGGTGGTGGATCGCCGGCGTCAAGGATCCCGAGACGATTGCCGAGCATTCCTGGAGGACGGCCGTGATCGGGGCGGTCCTCGCCATGATGGAAGGCGCCGACCCCGCGCGGGTCGCACTGCTCTGCACGTTCCACGACACCCAGGAGACTCGCATCGGCGACATCCCGTGGATCGGCCGCCGGTACATCCAGACCGCGTCGAACGAAGCGGTGACCGCCGATCAGGTAGCCGACAGCTACCCGGCCGTGGCCGAGGGGATCAGCGCCATCGTTCGCGACTACGAGAACGGGGACTCTCTGGAGGTCCAGGTAGCCCACGACGCGGACAAGCTCGAGTGCATGATCCAAGGACTTGAGTACCTCCAGCAGGGCTACCCCGCAGCTCAGGAGTGGGTGGACAGTACACGAGCGAAGCTCGAGCTGCCGTCTGCCATCCTGCTGGCCGACGCAGCGCAGACCATGTCGCTGGCCGACTGGCAGCGCACCTACCTGCGCTAG
- a CDS encoding DUF397 domain-containing protein: MDLAGAQWRKSPLSQDNNDCVEITNLPDGGVAVRDSKNPHLVALRLTETEWAAFEGGIRERLI, encoded by the coding sequence GTGGACTTGGCCGGCGCACAGTGGCGCAAGTCGCCCCTCAGCCAGGACAACAACGACTGCGTTGAGATCACCAACCTGCCGGACGGCGGCGTCGCCGTCCGCGACTCCAAGAACCCCCACCTGGTGGCCCTCCGGCTCACCGAGACTGAGTGGGCAGCCTTCGAGGGCGGCATCCGCGAGCGACTGATCTGA
- a CDS encoding CGNR zinc finger domain-containing protein, producing the protein MFDSHVATLLDVAVALVNSLTDGDERGRPYTAPRDADLPAALDALLPRANDARANDTPRTIDQGQAAYLAATAHRMRTVFEAASAGRIGEAAATLNALLAATGARPRLDLVPGEPWQVHFHGSDDSLAIGWSAGCATALALAIGSELAGRLGVCQADRCDRVYVDGSRNAARQFCSTACQSRTKAAAFRARQAAATPAPGT; encoded by the coding sequence ATGTTCGATAGTCACGTGGCGACGCTGCTGGACGTGGCGGTCGCCCTCGTCAACTCCCTGACGGACGGCGACGAGCGCGGCCGGCCCTACACGGCGCCGCGCGACGCCGACCTGCCGGCCGCACTCGACGCCCTGCTACCCCGCGCGAACGACGCCCGCGCGAACGACACTCCCCGCACGATCGACCAGGGCCAGGCGGCCTACCTCGCCGCCACGGCGCACCGGATGCGTACGGTCTTCGAGGCGGCGAGCGCCGGTCGGATCGGCGAAGCGGCCGCCACGCTCAACGCGCTGCTGGCCGCCACCGGTGCCCGCCCGCGGCTGGACCTCGTCCCGGGCGAGCCCTGGCAGGTCCACTTCCACGGCTCCGACGACTCGCTCGCCATCGGCTGGAGCGCGGGCTGCGCGACCGCGCTCGCGCTGGCGATCGGCAGCGAGCTGGCGGGTCGGCTCGGCGTCTGCCAAGCCGACCGCTGCGACCGGGTGTACGTCGACGGCTCGCGCAACGCCGCCCGCCAGTTCTGCTCGACGGCCTGCCAGAGCCGGACCAAGGCAGCCGCCTTCCGCGCCCGCCAGGCAGCGGCGACGCCCGCCCCCGGCACATAG